The following proteins are co-located in the Paraburkholderia phytofirmans PsJN genome:
- a CDS encoding DUF4126 domain-containing protein, translating into MLESLSLAAGLSWGSGLRLYLTVLLAGVFARLGLVHLPDTLSALSSPWVIGVAGVLTVTEFLADKIPAFDSLWDAVHTFIRIPAGAVLAAGALGHADPALLTVAALAGGTLAGTAHLAKAGTRALINLSPEPVSNVVTSTAEDGLVFGGMLLALFVPLVFLVLMIGFLMLAGWALPRLWRGVQGGFRGMATHMVSRFARSRHD; encoded by the coding sequence ATGCTTGAATCACTTTCGCTCGCGGCGGGCCTCTCATGGGGCAGCGGCCTGCGCCTCTACCTGACGGTCCTGCTGGCCGGCGTGTTCGCCCGGCTCGGCCTTGTCCATCTTCCCGATACGCTGTCCGCGTTGTCCTCTCCGTGGGTGATCGGCGTGGCGGGCGTGCTCACAGTCACCGAATTTCTCGCCGACAAGATCCCCGCGTTCGATTCGCTGTGGGACGCGGTCCATACCTTCATCCGTATTCCGGCCGGCGCGGTGCTGGCCGCCGGCGCGCTAGGCCATGCCGATCCGGCGCTGCTGACGGTGGCCGCGCTCGCGGGCGGCACGCTGGCGGGCACCGCGCACCTCGCGAAAGCGGGCACACGCGCGTTGATCAATTTGTCACCGGAACCGGTCTCGAATGTGGTGACCTCGACTGCTGAAGACGGACTCGTGTTCGGCGGCATGCTGCTCGCGCTGTTCGTGCCGCTCGTTTTTCTGGTGTTGATGATCGGTTTCCTGATGCTGGCCGGCTGGGCGTTGCCGCGGCTTTGGCGTGGGGTGCAGGGCGGTTTTCGCGGCATGGCGACGCACATGGTGTCGCGCTTCGCCAGGAGCAGGCACGATTGA